ATTTCAGCATCTTTCTCCTCCGCTTGTCCATTTGCAGTCGACACAAGATGTTACAATAAAACACGATATTTGCATACCAAATGAGCACGTCTCGCGTGACAAacgataaaatacaaaaaaacgAAGCTCATTCAAAACCGACTagtaaaaatgacaaaaagaaCGATGTTCAAATTTTGTACGTTCAAGATACGGGTGATCCGTCTAAAACAACCCATTGTACAAGATGGAATACAGTAAGAAATCGACACCCATCTTTGCTTTTGAATCTATATTGTGGAACAttgtttaaacatttttctgacaaatttgTATACCCGCTTTATTTCTACATTACTTACCTGCATCTACTgttaaatactttttcaaaaaatgactACATTCACACACATCCGGTGAAAGTGATGAACGATCCGCGGATTGTAACCGCTTGGCAGCGTTACCGCTGCGGGCTCCGTCAGCGCGGTGATTTTAAATCGTCGATCCTCACATACGTATCCTATTCGTAACCAGGCGCTGGTATCGCTTGCGGATACATCCCGAACTTCAAGATCTTTCGTTACTTTCACGAACCACTTTTCGACGATTCCACCATATGCGTTCGGACTCCTTCACTCTAGTCTCCATGCTTGAAGCTTTCAACTAGGTCAGGAATAGCTTGAAATTGCTGTCGGATAGACTTTCGACTAATCGAAACGATAATATGGCGAGAAAATAGATTGCAAAAACAGATTTCAATTAACGCAATAAATAACAATCGAATCATTTGTTTCCAATGCTTTGTTTAATAATTACGAATCTTGAATTTCTCATCCGGTTTCTAGATACGAAATCGTTAATAATTTTCTCGGATTATTCTCTGGAATTTCTCCATACATGTGGAGAATAGCAACGTTGTTTAAACAGTCCTGTAACATTATCGACCATGACATGAAATCTGATGTGACTGATATGCTCTGTAATATCTACCATTCTGATAATGGTAAGGACAGGCTAGTTACCGACATGCATGCTGTCGCTATCAAAAGCTAGTTCCAAAATTTGATTCTATTACGATGAGGGAGCGCTAACATTCTGAGGCACATGTTTTGTAGAGACTACCACGGCAAAAATTCAGCGTGACGCCCCTTTTTAGGTGTAAAGTCGCGTTCAAGTCTTATTATTCCTCACGTCACCTAGAGATAACCAACaaatagaagaagaagtaTCTGATTCTCAATTGCATATCGTTTCTAAAAGTATCCACGAATCAATGGCATCAGCACAATTTAAAGAGACCGAATCTACACGTGATGTGACTGATGTCGATACGGACGGGACTGCAgaaagtgaaattgaaaaaaaagatgatcaCATTCGAATTTCTGGAGtgcaagaaattttcaaaccgagGCCATCAAATGTATGGTAAATTATACAGATTTAAAATCCTAACGACTTTAGTGGCAGTCATCTAAAATTAATTAAGTCTGTACTTCAATAGTTAAATACGTTAGGTTTAATGAATTCTTGTAGCTGCATAGACTTATAGAGATAGATTGCGCGGTCTGTGCATCGAGCTGAAGCCGTAATTAGAAAGAGCGAGCAATAGCTGGAGCCAAACCTGTCACTCTAATCGGTGACCTGGCTGAGGAAACGTATGGACTCGTACAAGTATACCTTCCTGCTTGCCTTATTTGTTTCCCCATCTGGCAGCTGCTTCCCACTCTTTCGATCGTGCAACAGGGAGGTCCAGCTCCAAGCACATAACGTGTTTATTTTACAGCTAGAAGATTTATTCcacaatgaaaatttgaccTACGATACTACTGAGGCTAATTTGAACCTAGGAGACATTTCTGAAGATGAAGAAATTTGGGTATTCGATATTCCCAAAACGGTGAGAAGTAACCTGCAGCTATATTAAAGGTATCAATATTTTGCCTTTCATTCTTAAATCGTTATTCATATTACGTTTCACTGCTTCGCATCAACAGATCAATCCCAAGAACTTTAAAGGACAATCGATAAAGcttgggaaaaaaaacaattttcaagttGGGAACGAATTGTATGAAACATGTTCAAGTGCAAGTGACAGCAAGCAGCATTTGTCTTTAGTCTTTAATACTGGTAGACGAAAGCGACCTTACAAAACAAGTAATTAATTTTGTCATCACTGAttcgttttttaatattctctgTTGCAAAAAATAGCTAGCTATTCTAATGGATTCTTGATATGTCTTTATATTATTCTTGCAGTTAATGTGAAACCTGCAGGCTGTGTACAAGTTCGCCAGAAACTTTCCAGCATAGTGGATATAGATTTGGTATCTCCAAAAAAGGCAAGCGTACCCTTTCCAAAGAATCTTAAACTTAGGCACCCTCTATTTGGCCATGATTATCGCGACAAAGTTATATCtgttgagaaataaatttggCTGACTGGTAATTGAATGGTTTGTACCTGAAACTTAGGTTACATGGAATTCTTCAGcaagtgaaattatttgtaCATATTTGGCGAGATAAAACTCGCATAAATATTGTGAGCACGAAGTGGTACATGCGTAAATAACAATAAAGTTCTGtagattgaataaataaataaactattggtgtatttaatttcaataaagtGGTGAAAATTATACTAGGAGCATCCTTACTGtataatcgattttttgtcacttttcaTTGTACCAATACTTTATCATTTTCACCCAAAAGTCATTTGTGTTTAATCTATCATCTAAACTAATAcgatgtattaaaaatatggcAATGCAACATGATAAATTGTAATATCTATACGTTTAACCTTCACAGGactttgacattttttcgactttttagTTTGAAAGTCCTAGAACTTTGCTGTCTTTTTCATCGGGTTGAATGGTGAAAAAGATGAAACTACTTTCGAGCCGATCTATCGGCTTCCGGTCCTGCAGGGGTTAAGTATGTGCTTCATAACACTGCCAATTGTAATTCAAGCTATTTGAATCTCCCGCCATTTTCATGTCTCCTATAGGGGTGGTTCCCTGTCACGAATATACAGTATTGATAAGAAGAGACGTGAAAAGGTGGAAGGTTTTCTGGAAACGCGTAAATCCCGTGTTGAACAGAAGATCCAACAGTGTagcaaatttcaacaattattttaCAGTGACAGTCTATTGAATGAAtggtattttatttacattgtTCCGTTCAagagtgaaataaatatttggaTTAGAGTGGTCCACTGATTGGCTAGAGGGTGAATACAAATAATCATATACCGGGATGCTGGATGTTATAATATCGCACAgataactttttattttcttatgcCAAGAAATTGAGATAGGCTGAAGAGAATATCACATGAATTGTGGACGAATATGTCAAAACTAATGAGACTAAAcctaatttttaaatatttttcgttaaGATTGTTTTCAAACGCGGAGGTGCAATAAACCACGAATCATTATTGTCCACACCCTTCGCTATAAGCTACGCGCAGTAAGGATATTTGACGAGAAAAAACTACCAcaaatcgatttatttatctcTCTAAGAACCTTATAGTATTGACAGTCGTCATGTAAGTGTGACAAAACTGTTCCAAGACTTTATGCAGACGTTAATCAGAAGCCAGGAACTTCCGACGaacgaataaatatatcaaaatAAACAAGTGGTAAAGGGTTTGCGCGTTAATTAgtataattaacaataacagTCTCTGAAGAATTTATTACGTATAtttgtttcattgttttttccCTGGATGCAGgttttttctgaaatatttttaagaattATATTATCTATGTACACATGTACACTTAATATCGATCGTGAGGACAATAATATTGGTAAAGTGCGGGAAAATATTGTACGGCAGTTTTAGTTACAATGGACCACATAAGTGAGTTCGATATTAGACTTGAAAAAGAGGCGTATTATGCTGGAGAAACGATACACGGCCACGTCATTTTACATACAaccgaaaatttcaaattgagaTGTGAGTATCGTACCTGCATGTGTTTGCACTGTTTGTGAATAGCGTTTATTTCGCGCGTTCATCCGTCGTCGGCATAAGTAAACGAATCATTGTaagtaaattgaaatgtttcaaTTAATTCCAAATTAACAAGATTCCGGATTAAAGTGGATTTATTTCgaagaaaatcaaatcaaaaattttgcgCCATTTAGGGTTGATTACCTTGGGTctaaaaatgttaaaatctGGAATCAGTTTATTTTGCATAAGTTCCACGCGAATTCCATTTTTCcacaataatgatttttaaagggTTATAATGGCGAAAGGTGAAAACGAAACGTGCAATCTGAATTATTACTATTTGTGTATTATGacttcataaaattttgatactGTCTTACTCTTACATAGAATATTatgcattttatttttgttggaATAATTCATAGTAGAAAGTCATATCGTGCTTTAATCATTAATATTCAACATGATAATTACAGCTATTAGGGTATCATTGCGGGGTCAGGCACACGCAGAATGGAAAGTACTCGTTAGCGGGGATCGGCGAAGCGTTAAAGATGATCAATATTTTGTTGACGAGAGGCTGGTCATATGGGGCCAAGGTATTTCATCAACTCAATGTACATACTATCTAACGATCTTGAATATCGTGgtcaatgaaaatattgcagTTGCTTCAATTGAACACTTGAAAGATCTGTAAATTTACAGATTCATCGGAAGGTCCTGTGCCAATATTACCTCGTGGGAAACATCAGTTTCCATTTAGATTCAATTTACCTGAAAGTGCCCTGCCCTGCAGTTTTGAATCTCGTACTGGCTGCATTAGATACTACATAAAAGCAACAGTTGATAGACCTTACGCCAGTCCGCCACAGGGTTTTAAATACTTCACCTTGATCGGGCCTCACATAGACTGTATGGATGAACAATATCTGGTACTTACTGATCTTCGTTCGTTCATCGTTAC
Above is a genomic segment from Neodiprion pinetum isolate iyNeoPine1 chromosome 1, iyNeoPine1.2, whole genome shotgun sequence containing:
- the LOC124223710 gene encoding uncharacterized protein isoform X1 produces the protein MASAQFKETESTRDVTDVDTDGTAESEIEKKDDHIRISGVQEIFKPRPSNVCCFPLFRSCNREVQLQAHNVFILQLEDLFHNENLTYDTTEANLNLGDISEDEEIWVFDIPKTINPKNFKGQSIKLGKKNNFQVGNELYETCSSASDSKQHLSLVFNTGRRKRPYKTINVKPAGCVQVRQKLSSIVDIDLVSPKKASVPFPKNLKLRHPLFGHDYRDKVISVEK
- the LOC124223710 gene encoding uncharacterized protein isoform X3, encoding MASAQFKETESTRDVTDVDTDGTAESEIEKKDDHIRISGVQEIFKPRPSNLEDLFHNENLTYDTTEANLNLGDISEDEEIWVFDIPKTINPKNFKGQSIKLGKKNNFQVGNELYETCSSASDSKQHLSLVFNTGRRKRPYKTINVKPAGCVQVRQKLSSIVDIDLVSPKKASVPFPKNLKLRHPLFGHDYRDKVISVEK
- the LOC124223710 gene encoding uncharacterized protein isoform X2, with the translated sequence MSIRTGLQKVKLKKKMITFEFLECKKFSNRGHQICFPLFRSCNREVQLQAHNVFILQLEDLFHNENLTYDTTEANLNLGDISEDEEIWVFDIPKTINPKNFKGQSIKLGKKNNFQVGNELYETCSSASDSKQHLSLVFNTGRRKRPYKTINVKPAGCVQVRQKLSSIVDIDLVSPKKASVPFPKNLKLRHPLFGHDYRDKVISVEK